In the genome of Sphingobacteriales bacterium, one region contains:
- a CDS encoding aminoacyl-histidine dipeptidase, with translation MSDLLKLEPALVWKYFYEITRVPRPSKKEGKIIAYLENFAKTNGFEYKKDEAGNIVIIKPAAKGYENRKTIVLQSHVDMVCEKNSDKEFDFENDPIEAYVEDGWVKAKGTTLGGDDGIGMAVELAVLMDKSLEHPRIECLFTVDEETGLTGAFALKPGFVSGKTMLNLDSEDWGDLFIGCAGGRDTRGWFELKTEHAPNSLKALRIDVKGLPGGHSGDDIHKGLGNSIKIMTRILWRLTKMYDIRLSKFEGGNLRNAIPREAYAIILLNEKHESDIRKEIEVFEKEVKNEYAVKAPQLTVTCKEAPHEGLMLDHYLQMRLLSTLYALPHGEMAWSQTMPGLVETSTNLASVKFIDDRIEIGTSQRSSVESALNNMVNMVQSVFMLAGAKFESGDGYPGWEPRLDSPILEVTRNSFRKLFGKEPVVRAIHAGLECGIIGKNFEGMDMISFGPDVKGVHSPDEKLNIETVGYFWKLVVDILKNV, from the coding sequence CCTTCCAAAAAAGAAGGGAAGATTATTGCCTATCTTGAAAACTTCGCCAAAACAAATGGCTTTGAATACAAAAAAGATGAGGCAGGAAATATTGTCATCATTAAGCCGGCAGCGAAAGGCTATGAAAACCGCAAAACCATTGTTTTACAAAGCCATGTTGATATGGTTTGTGAAAAGAATTCCGACAAGGAATTTGATTTTGAAAATGACCCGATAGAAGCTTATGTGGAGGATGGCTGGGTAAAGGCAAAAGGTACTACACTCGGAGGGGATGATGGAATAGGTATGGCCGTAGAGCTTGCTGTTTTAATGGATAAAAGTCTGGAGCATCCCCGGATCGAGTGTCTTTTTACAGTGGATGAAGAAACCGGACTGACGGGAGCATTTGCCCTGAAGCCCGGATTTGTCAGCGGGAAAACCATGTTGAATCTTGATTCGGAAGACTGGGGAGATTTATTTATCGGCTGTGCAGGCGGACGCGATACGAGGGGCTGGTTTGAACTGAAAACAGAGCATGCTCCCAATTCTCTGAAAGCACTTCGTATTGATGTCAAAGGATTACCGGGCGGACATTCCGGAGACGATATTCACAAAGGGCTTGGGAACTCGATAAAGATAATGACCCGTATTTTATGGAGATTGACAAAAATGTACGACATCCGTCTGTCAAAGTTTGAAGGTGGAAACCTGAGAAATGCTATTCCGCGGGAAGCCTATGCCATCATCTTGCTGAATGAAAAACATGAATCAGATATTCGAAAGGAAATTGAAGTTTTTGAAAAGGAAGTTAAGAATGAATATGCAGTAAAGGCTCCGCAGCTTACTGTTACCTGTAAGGAAGCTCCGCATGAAGGACTTATGCTTGATCATTATCTGCAGATGAGGCTGCTGAGTACACTCTATGCACTGCCTCACGGTGAGATGGCATGGAGCCAGACCATGCCCGGACTTGTGGAAACCTCAACCAATCTTGCCTCTGTAAAGTTTATTGACGACAGGATTGAGATAGGTACAAGTCAGAGAAGCTCTGTCGAATCTGCTTTAAACAATATGGTAAATATGGTTCAGAGCGTCTTCATGCTGGCAGGAGCAAAGTTTGAGTCTGGAGATGGTTATCCCGGCTGGGAACCCAGGCTTGACAGTCCTATACTCGAAGTAACCAGAAATTCATTCAGAAAGCTTTTTGGAAAAGAGCCTGTTGTCAGGGCTATTCATGCCGGATTGGAATGTGGTATTATCGGGAAAAACTTTGAAGGCATGGACATGATCTCTTTCGGCCCGGATGTGAAAGGCGTTCATTCTCCGGATGAAAAACTGAATATTGAGACGGTTGGTTATTTCTGGAAACTGGTCGTTGATATCCTGAAAAATGTTTAG